Within Micromonospora narathiwatensis, the genomic segment CGGGGAACCGGGGGTCAGCCGTTGAGGACCTGGGCGAGCCGGTCCCGGAAGCGCCGCTCCGAGTCGCTGACCACGTCGCCGCCGAGGCCCAGGATGCCGCCGCTGCTGGCCGCGCCGACCACCTGCTCGGCGATCTCCACCAGCCAGTGCCGGTACGCGCCGGCCTGTCCCTCGTCCACCTTGCCGGTCAGCAGGGCCGACGCCCGGGCGGCCCGGGCGAGCACGTCGTCGATCACCGCCTGCGGGTCGGCGGGCGCGACGACCGGCAGTTCCGCGCCGGTCTCCGGGTCGCCCACCCGCGTGACGACCTCACCGGCCACGGCGGCCACCAGTGGGCTGGCCGACTCGCGTCCCCCGGCGATGGCCTCCAGCCCGGCGGCGCTCTCGGCCATGGTGCGTCGGGTGCCGTCGGACTCGGCCGCGCTCGCCGCGCTGAGGACGGACTGCGGCAGCCCGACCAGCAGCCCCCACTCCTCGTCGGAGAAACCGAACCCGGTGTACGCCGGCTGCTCGATCACGATCAAGCCCCTTTCGCGCTGGTCGTCGTTGTCCACGGGCACCGCGTCGGTGCCCGGGTCAGGCTAGTGCAGCACCGCACGCGGGGCGGCCGTCGGTGCGGCGGACGAGGCGCCCCGCGGAGCGACGGCATCGGACGGGTGGACGGTTCCGTCAGTGGCGGCAGGTACCCGAGGGGAGAGCGGGCGAAACCGGCCGCCCCGGCGTCAACTCAGCCGGGGCAGCACCTCGCGCTGGTAGAGGTCGATCAGTCCCTGCCAGTGCGGCCCGGTGTTCGTCACGTAGAGCTCGTCGTATCCCGCCCGGGCGTACCTGTCGATCATCTCCAGGTGGGCGTCCGGGTCGTTGCCGCAGACGAAGGACCGCTTCATGCTCTCCGGTCGCACCAGCCGCGCGGCCTGCTCGACGTGCCTCGGTGACGCGAGCACCTGGGACAGTTCGCCGGGCAGCCCGGAGTTCGGCCACTTCTCGTACGCGATCCGCACGCCCTCGTCCTCGGTGTCGGCGTACGCCGCCTTGAACCCGGCCTGGCACGGCTTGTCGCCGCCGCCGTTGTCCCGGAACCGGCGGACCAGGTCGGCGTCCGGCCGGGTGCTGATGTAGCCGTCGCCGATCCGGGCGGCCAGGTCGATCGACCTCGGGCCGAAGCCGGAGACGTGGATCGGCGGGGGCGTGTCGGGCCGGGTGTAGATCCGGGCGTGCTGGACGGTGTAGTGCCGGCCCCGGTGATCGACCACCGCGCCGGTCCACAGCGCGCGGATCACCTCGATCGCCTCCGCCAGCATCTCCAGCCGCACGCCGGTCGACGGCCAGGCGTCGCCGAAGATGTGCTCGTTGAGCGCCTCGCCGGTGCCCACCCCGAGCACGAAGCGGCCCGAGTGCAGCACCGCGCTGGTGGCGGCGGCCTGGGCGATCACCGCCGGGTGCAGGCGGACGGTGGGGCAGGTGACCGCGGTGGTCACCGGCAGCCCGCAGACCTGGCTCAGCGCGCCGATGGTCGACCAGACGAAGGCGCTCTGGCCCTGGGCGTCGATCCAGGGGTGGTAGTGGTCGGAGATCCACAGTGCCGTGAAGCCGGCCCGCTCGGCGGCGCGGGCCTGCGCCAGCAACTCCGCCGGGGCGTACTCCTCACTGGACAGGAAATAGCCGATCCGCATCGCTCCCCCTTGCCGCGGCCCTGGCCGGGCGTCCGCCCGGCCGACCAGAGCGGTACCCGGAAGGCGTCGGCCCGAACGCCGTCCCCCGCGATCAGCGGCGGAACATCGCGCGGATCGCGAGCAGCAGGAACAGGCCGCCGACCACCAGGCCGAGCAGGCGTACGCCGGGGACGTCCGCGGCGGTGGTGGCGTCGGCGAGCGGCGGGGGGGACATGTTCGCACTCTCGCACGGCCGGTCCGGGTACGCCAGCCGCTAACAGTAAGGATTGTTGACTATTTCCGGGTGCGGTGTGAACATTGGCAGCACCGCCGCCGGCGGGCAGGCCGTGGGGAACAGACGGGGGTACGACAGCGCATGACCGAGCGCAGCGAGCGGATCGTGGGAGCGACCGGAGACCTGGCGGCCCTCGCCGCCGCCGTCCTGCAACCCGGGTTCGTCGGCGCCACCCCGCCACCCTGGGTGCGCCGGTGGCTCGGCGAGGGGCTCGGCTCGGTGGTCCTCTTCGCCCGCAACATCGTCGACCACGACCAGGTCGCCGCGCTCACCGCGACGCTGCGGGCCGAACGGCCCGACGTGATCGTCGCGATCGACGAGGAGGCCGGTGACGTCACCCGGATCGAGTCGGCCCGGGGCAGCTCGCGGCCCGGCAACTTCGCCCTCGGCGCGGTCGACGACGAGGGCCTGACCGAGGAGGTCGCCCGCGACCTGGGCGCCGAGCTGGCCGCCCTGGGCGTCACCCTCAACTACGCCCCGGACGCCGACGTCAACTCCAACCCGGCCAACCCGGTCATCGGGGTCCGCTCGTTCGGCGCCGACCCCGCCCTGGTGGCCCGGCACACCGCCGCCTGGGTACGCGGACTCCAGGCCGGTGGGGTGGCCGCCTGCGCCAAGCATTTCCCCGGCCACGGGGACACCCGGGTCGACTCCCACCACGACCTGCCCCGCATCGGCGGCGACCGGGCCCGGCTGGACGCCGTCGAGCTGGCGCCGTTCCGGGCCGCGGTGGCCGCCGGGGTGCAGGCGGTGATGACCGGACACCTGCTGGTGCCGGCGCTGGACCCGGAGCTGCCGGCCACGCTCAGCCCGCGCATCCTCGGCGGCCTGCTCCGCGACGAGCTGGGCTTCCAGGGGGCGGTGGTGACCGACGCGGTGGAGATGCGGGCGGTCGCCGACCGGTACGGCTTCGCCGGGGCGGCGGTCCGTGCCCTCGCCGCCGGGGCGGACGCCATCTGCGTGGGCGGGGAGCGGGCCACCGAGGCGGACGCGGTCGAGCTGCGCGACGCCATCGTCGCGGCGGTGGCCGCCGGCCAACTGCCGGAGGAACGGCTGGCCGAGGCGGCGAAGCGGGTCGGTCAGCTCGCCGCCTGGACCGTCGCCAGCCGCGCCGGCCGAGCGGCGACCGCCGGCGCGGGCGACGGCTCGGCGGTCGGGCTGGCCGCCGCCCGCCGGGCCCTCCGGGTGGTCACCGGTCGCGCCGGGCTGCTGCCGCTGGCCGGCCCGGCGCACGTGGTGGAGTTCGTCCCGCCCCGCAACATCGCGATCGGCGCGGAGACCCCGTGGGGGATCGCCGCCCCGCTGGCCGAGCTGGTCCCCGGCACCACCACCGTCCGCTACGCCGAGGACGACGCCGTCGCCGACCCGGCCGCCGCCGCGGCGGCCGACCGTCCCCTCGTGCTGGTGGTGCGGGACCTGCACCGGCACGACTGGATGCGGGACGCGGTGGCTCGTGCCCTGGCCGCCCGCCCGGACGCCGTGGTGGTCGAACTGGGCGTGCCCGAGCTGGTCACCGGCGCGGTGCACCTGGCCACCCACGGCGCCACCCGGGCGGCCGGGTACGCCGCCGCGGAACTCCTCACCGGCCCGCGCTGACCGGCGGCGGCTCCGGCCACCCCGCCCGGCGGCGGGTCACGGCTCGGCGACCACCAGGTTGGCGTACTCGGGGTGGCGTTCGATGAACGCGGCCACGAAGGGGCACTTCGGCACCAGGCGGTCGCCGCGCTCGCGGAGCTGGTCCAGGGTGCCCCGGACCAGCGCCTCGCCGACGCCCATGCCCCGGTAGCGCTCGTCCACCTCGGTGTGCGTGAAGACCAGCACCTCGCCGCGCGGCAGGTACGCGGTGAACCCGGCCAGCGCGTCGTCGACCAGGATCTCGAATCGGTGCTTGGCGGGGTTCTCCTCGACCAGGTAGCTCACCGGGCCATTGTCTCTCCTGAGCCGGCCGGCCGGTCGGGTTCGGCCGGCAACCGGTCCACCTCGTCGACCCCTCGCCTGGCCGACGCCTCGTACCCTTGGCCGGGTGACGAACCGACGCGCCTTCCCCTCGCCGACCTCCACCCGCCGCGCCGCCGGCCT encodes:
- a CDS encoding glycoside hydrolase family 3 protein: MTERSERIVGATGDLAALAAAVLQPGFVGATPPPWVRRWLGEGLGSVVLFARNIVDHDQVAALTATLRAERPDVIVAIDEEAGDVTRIESARGSSRPGNFALGAVDDEGLTEEVARDLGAELAALGVTLNYAPDADVNSNPANPVIGVRSFGADPALVARHTAAWVRGLQAGGVAACAKHFPGHGDTRVDSHHDLPRIGGDRARLDAVELAPFRAAVAAGVQAVMTGHLLVPALDPELPATLSPRILGGLLRDELGFQGAVVTDAVEMRAVADRYGFAGAAVRALAAGADAICVGGERATEADAVELRDAIVAAVAAGQLPEERLAEAAKRVGQLAAWTVASRAGRAATAGAGDGSAVGLAAARRALRVVTGRAGLLPLAGPAHVVEFVPPRNIAIGAETPWGIAAPLAELVPGTTTVRYAEDDAVADPAAAAAADRPLVLVVRDLHRHDWMRDAVARALAARPDAVVVELGVPELVTGAVHLATHGATRAAGYAAAELLTGPR
- a CDS encoding TIGR03557 family F420-dependent LLM class oxidoreductase, encoding MRIGYFLSSEEYAPAELLAQARAAERAGFTALWISDHYHPWIDAQGQSAFVWSTIGALSQVCGLPVTTAVTCPTVRLHPAVIAQAAATSAVLHSGRFVLGVGTGEALNEHIFGDAWPSTGVRLEMLAEAIEVIRALWTGAVVDHRGRHYTVQHARIYTRPDTPPPIHVSGFGPRSIDLAARIGDGYISTRPDADLVRRFRDNGGGDKPCQAGFKAAYADTEDEGVRIAYEKWPNSGLPGELSQVLASPRHVEQAARLVRPESMKRSFVCGNDPDAHLEMIDRYARAGYDELYVTNTGPHWQGLIDLYQREVLPRLS
- a CDS encoding GNAT family N-acetyltransferase; translated protein: MSYLVEENPAKHRFEILVDDALAGFTAYLPRGEVLVFTHTEVDERYRGMGVGEALVRGTLDQLRERGDRLVPKCPFVAAFIERHPEYANLVVAEP